The following are from one region of the Francisella opportunistica genome:
- a CDS encoding thioredoxin domain-containing protein, whose protein sequence is MTKKKLLKALFVAAITTSLVACSNNSSSDESSITSTTSSSGSSVATALVPADKTDVTANASYTIGYGMGSSIAADKNIKAFSLNNDKIIAGFEDAISAKKPAIPIQDIANNMNTLRDKMQQQINEKAVTSFLSVKDSIYNSDLTPKSDVKNPAVVVYEFFDYQCMYCSKLAPEIEKIMKDNNDVQVVFAEFPIFGQKAPASEYAAEVGTAIYKLYGADAYVKYHNGIFATGEDEGSLKNSTVDNVARQAGADMTKVKKAIQDDKIADHLKATLKMGFDELGIQGTPFLVIAPAKEATAANITIIGGYTDADGVQAAINKAKSAATTVTTSNTDQTDTTQSQENISAVTDEAQVASGSTDQSVQQSQGNGSVEA, encoded by the coding sequence ATGACTAAGAAAAAACTTTTAAAAGCTTTATTTGTAGCTGCTATTACAACAAGTTTAGTAGCTTGTTCAAACAATTCTAGTAGTGATGAATCTTCAATTACAAGTACTACTTCTAGCTCAGGTTCTTCTGTAGCTACAGCTTTAGTTCCTGCTGATAAAACTGATGTTACAGCTAATGCAAGTTATACAATTGGTTATGGTATGGGTTCTAGCATAGCAGCTGATAAAAATATTAAAGCCTTTAGTTTAAACAATGATAAAATTATAGCTGGATTTGAAGACGCTATAAGTGCTAAAAAACCAGCTATTCCAATACAAGATATCGCAAATAACATGAATACTTTACGCGATAAGATGCAACAGCAAATCAATGAAAAAGCCGTAACTAGCTTTTTAAGTGTCAAAGATAGTATCTATAACTCTGATCTGACACCTAAGTCTGATGTCAAGAACCCTGCAGTAGTTGTTTATGAATTCTTTGACTATCAATGTATGTACTGCTCTAAGCTTGCTCCTGAAATAGAAAAAATCATGAAGGATAATAACGATGTTCAAGTAGTCTTTGCTGAGTTCCCAATATTTGGTCAAAAAGCACCAGCTTCTGAGTATGCTGCAGAGGTTGGAACTGCTATTTATAAACTATATGGTGCTGATGCTTATGTTAAATATCATAATGGTATATTTGCTACAGGTGAAGATGAAGGTAGCTTAAAGAACTCAACTGTTGACAATGTAGCTAGGCAGGCTGGTGCTGATATGACTAAAGTTAAAAAAGCTATCCAAGATGATAAAATAGCTGATCATCTTAAAGCTACGCTAAAAATGGGATTTGATGAGCTTGGAATCCAGGGTACACCATTCCTAGTTATAGCTCCTGCTAAAGAAGCTACAGCCGCTAATATTACTATAATTGGTGGTTATACTGATGCTGATGGTGTCCAAGCTGCAATTAACAAAGCTAAATCTGCAGCAACTACTGTAACAACTAGCAACACTGATCAAACTGATACTACGCAATCTCAAGAAAATATTTCCGCAGTTACTGATGAAGCTCAAGTAGCTTCAGGTAGCACAGACCAATCAGTACAACAAAGCCAAGGTAATGGTAGTGTTGAAGCTTAG
- a CDS encoding bifunctional methionine sulfoxide reductase B/A protein, which translates to MLKTKSLTPHQYDIIINKATERPFTGRYNDLDQNGVYICRNCGIPLFRADSKFISTCGWPSYDIHIDNNVKQLPDQDGRRTEILCNNCDSHLGHIFHGEGYTNLNTRYCVNSASIDFIPAADFGITEEIIVAAGCFWGVEYYMKKLPGVVFAESGYCGGDQPYPDYQKVCEGDTGYLEVVRVIFDTSKVSLQQVLKYFFEIHDFEQVDGQGPDIGEQYKSAIFYYDNKQKQVAEDLKQILAQKGYKVATQIRAMKPYYVAEDYHLDYYMKKGTLPYCHTHKKIF; encoded by the coding sequence ATGCTAAAAACCAAGAGCCTGACACCACATCAATATGATATTATCATCAATAAAGCCACAGAAAGACCTTTTACAGGTAGATATAATGATTTAGATCAAAATGGAGTGTATATTTGTCGCAATTGTGGCATACCCTTGTTTAGAGCTGATAGTAAGTTTATCTCAACTTGTGGTTGGCCAAGCTATGATATCCATATTGATAATAATGTAAAACAACTTCCTGATCAAGATGGTAGGAGAACTGAGATTTTGTGTAATAATTGTGATAGTCACCTTGGACATATATTTCATGGCGAAGGCTATACAAATTTAAATACCCGCTACTGTGTCAACTCTGCTTCAATAGATTTTATCCCAGCAGCTGATTTTGGTATTACTGAAGAGATTATTGTTGCTGCAGGGTGCTTCTGGGGAGTTGAATATTATATGAAAAAACTTCCGGGGGTAGTATTTGCTGAGTCAGGTTATTGTGGTGGTGATCAGCCATATCCTGATTACCAAAAGGTCTGTGAAGGTGATACCGGCTATCTTGAGGTTGTCAGAGTTATATTTGATACTAGCAAAGTTTCATTGCAACAAGTTCTTAAATATTTCTTTGAGATCCATGATTTTGAGCAAGTTGATGGCCAAGGTCCGGATATTGGCGAGCAATATAAATCTGCTATTTTCTACTATGATAATAAGCAAAAACAAGTCGCAGAAGATCTAAAACAAATATTAGCACAAAAGGGTTATAAAGTTGCTACGCAAATTAGAGCAATGAAACCGTATTATGTAGCCGAAGATTATCATCTTGATTATTATATGAAAAAGGGTACTTTGCCTTATTGTCATACCCATAAAAAAATCTTTTAA
- a CDS encoding Crp/Fnr family transcriptional regulator, whose translation MYASSFQAIELFSTASRKTIHQLSNLASDFFYKKNTLVLDYDQSIQNFLYVTAGWLKLCKVSVDGEEIIIDVLSKDHHCGESLIFNPSKEEVYMAYALSNIEGFTLPLAELKQLMVYDNGLALSFLQAMSQKQLLLNAHIEHLSIQNAIQRIGCFLLRLSNNTNRNYNAPIVLHLPYNKVILALKLGMRPETFSRALNKLHKWCGIDINGEYISINNPRKLICYVCQHCSKTFPCNLPID comes from the coding sequence ATGTATGCTAGTTCTTTTCAAGCCATAGAGCTATTTTCAACTGCTTCAAGAAAAACTATTCATCAACTCTCGAATCTTGCGTCAGATTTTTTTTATAAGAAAAATACTTTAGTGCTAGATTATGATCAGAGTATACAAAATTTTCTGTATGTCACTGCTGGGTGGTTAAAGTTATGTAAAGTAAGTGTTGATGGTGAAGAAATTATTATTGATGTACTTTCTAAAGATCATCACTGTGGCGAGTCACTTATTTTTAATCCTTCTAAAGAAGAAGTTTATATGGCATATGCGCTCTCAAATATTGAAGGTTTTACTTTACCTCTCGCTGAATTAAAACAATTAATGGTATATGATAATGGCTTAGCTCTTAGCTTTTTACAAGCTATGTCACAAAAACAACTCTTATTAAATGCTCATATTGAACATTTATCTATTCAAAATGCTATACAACGTATTGGATGTTTTTTATTAAGATTAAGTAATAATACAAATAGAAATTATAACGCACCTATTGTGTTACATCTACCTTATAATAAGGTTATACTAGCCTTAAAGCTAGGTATGAGACCTGAAACCTTCTCACGAGCTCTTAATAAGCTCCATAAATGGTGTGGTATAGATATAAATGGAGAATATATTTCCATTAATAATCCTAGAAAATTAATTTGTTATGTTTGTCAGCACTGTTCAAAAACATTTCCTTGCAATTTACCTATTGATTAA
- a CDS encoding CBS domain-containing protein — protein MKVSNFMTKEPVTLKDKATVSEAVKKMEKSDCGILPIIDDDKNIKGVVTDRDIIVRAVAKDKDLSQTSVTDIMSKNVIFCEDNDSLQQAVSQMNRHNIRRVLVKNKNGAFSGIISLIDVIHRVKDRSLLAELFKENTTD, from the coding sequence ATGAAAGTTTCAAATTTTATGACAAAAGAGCCTGTAACTTTAAAAGATAAAGCTACAGTATCAGAAGCAGTAAAGAAAATGGAAAAATCTGACTGTGGTATTTTACCGATAATTGATGATGATAAAAATATCAAAGGTGTTGTCACAGATAGAGATATTATAGTTAGAGCTGTCGCAAAAGATAAAGACTTAAGCCAGACATCAGTTACTGATATTATGAGCAAAAATGTTATATTTTGTGAGGATAATGATTCATTACAACAAGCTGTATCTCAAATGAACCGCCATAACATACGCCGTGTACTGGTGAAAAATAAAAATGGTGCTTTTTCTGGGATTATATCTCTTATAGATGTAATACATCGTGTAAAAGATAGATCCTTATTAGCTGAATTATTCAAAGAAAACACTACAGATTAA
- a CDS encoding zinc-dependent alcohol dehydrogenase family protein, translating to MKAMILEKIGVPLRLVDLPTPEFNENQLLIKIINCGICRTDLHIIDGELNDPKLPLIPGHQIVGKVAKIGSLVKKFKLGDIVGVPWLGGVCSNCFYCKNNLENLCDKAVYTGYQINGGYAEYCVANSDFCFPMPFDYAPDQVAPLLCAGLIGYRALRKTLDAEKIGFYGFGASAHILTQLCKYQGKSVYAFTKTGDIKSQYFAKELGAIWSGSIAETPNVLLDAAIIFAPDGYLVPLALKHIRKGGIVVCAGIHMSDIPSFPYKDLWGERKIVSVANLTRQDGIEFLEIAPKIPIKTVVTHYKLYQANEALEDLRNGKFEGAAVLDINPTFDN from the coding sequence ATGAAAGCAATGATATTAGAAAAAATAGGGGTTCCTCTACGTCTAGTTGATCTACCAACTCCTGAATTTAATGAAAACCAATTATTAATTAAAATTATAAATTGTGGTATTTGTCGTACAGATTTACATATAATTGATGGAGAGCTAAACGATCCAAAACTACCTTTAATCCCAGGTCACCAAATTGTTGGTAAAGTAGCAAAAATAGGCTCTTTAGTAAAAAAATTTAAATTAGGAGATATAGTTGGAGTTCCATGGTTAGGAGGGGTTTGCTCTAATTGTTTTTATTGTAAAAATAATTTAGAAAATCTTTGTGATAAGGCTGTTTATACTGGATACCAAATTAATGGAGGTTATGCTGAATATTGTGTAGCTAATAGTGATTTTTGCTTTCCAATGCCTTTTGATTATGCGCCTGACCAAGTAGCACCTTTACTTTGTGCTGGACTTATAGGATATCGAGCTTTAAGAAAAACATTAGATGCAGAAAAAATAGGATTTTATGGATTTGGAGCTTCTGCACATATTTTAACTCAGTTATGTAAATATCAGGGTAAATCAGTTTATGCTTTTACTAAAACAGGTGATATAAAGTCACAGTATTTTGCAAAAGAATTGGGAGCCATCTGGTCTGGTAGTATAGCTGAAACTCCTAATGTACTTTTAGATGCGGCTATAATTTTTGCACCAGACGGCTATTTAGTTCCTCTAGCATTAAAACATATTAGAAAGGGAGGTATTGTGGTATGTGCAGGAATCCATATGAGTGATATCCCTTCATTTCCTTATAAAGATTTATGGGGAGAGCGAAAAATTGTTTCTGTTGCTAACCTTACTCGTCAAGATGGGATAGAGTTTTTAGAAATTGCTCCAAAAATTCCGATTAAAACAGTAGTCACACATTATAAGCTTTACCAAGCTAATGAGGCTTTGGAAGATTTACGCAATGGGAAATTTGAGGGTGCCGCGGTATTAGAT